One region of Candidatus Dependentiae bacterium genomic DNA includes:
- the rsmH gene encoding 16S rRNA (cytosine(1402)-N(4))-methyltransferase RsmH encodes MTKSSSLYHKTVLLHETVQGVLHSKSGGFYIDVTFGGGGHTRALLEADPTCTVLALDWDKKALDLNASALAEEFKDRFIYRWANFADLWTLLRREKITRVDGVIADFGTSQTQIKAADGFSFSVDSPLDMRMSKNFGTLTAAKLIEHAEARELAHIFKTYGEEGHAWKIARAIVEARGIEPITTTKMLADLIEKIIPRVFGSKSSSRGRASIHPATKVFQALRIVVNRELEHIDTLLKLVPNILSPGGRFACISFHSLEDRLVKQAFKKDADLGKMVIITPKPITASEEELKSNASARSAKLRIAQRSENV; translated from the coding sequence GTGACAAAATCTTCTTCTTTGTATCATAAAACAGTGTTGTTGCACGAAACAGTGCAGGGTGTTTTACACTCCAAATCCGGTGGATTTTATATTGATGTTACGTTTGGCGGTGGGGGGCATACGCGAGCGTTGTTGGAAGCAGATCCAACGTGTACCGTTTTGGCGCTTGATTGGGACAAAAAAGCTCTTGATCTAAATGCGTCAGCGCTTGCAGAAGAATTCAAAGATCGATTTATCTATCGATGGGCAAATTTTGCAGATTTGTGGACGCTGTTGCGTCGAGAAAAAATTACACGTGTTGATGGCGTTATTGCCGATTTTGGAACATCTCAGACGCAGATCAAAGCTGCTGATGGCTTTTCTTTTTCGGTTGATAGTCCACTTGACATGCGTATGTCGAAAAATTTTGGTACCTTAACCGCAGCAAAACTGATAGAGCATGCCGAAGCTCGAGAACTTGCGCATATCTTTAAAACGTATGGCGAAGAAGGACATGCATGGAAAATTGCACGTGCGATTGTTGAAGCAAGAGGCATTGAGCCGATTACAACAACAAAAATGCTTGCAGATTTAATTGAAAAAATTATTCCACGTGTGTTTGGTTCAAAGTCATCGTCAAGAGGTCGTGCGAGCATTCATCCCGCAACTAAGGTATTTCAAGCGTTACGGATTGTTGTTAACCGTGAACTTGAGCATATCGATACGTTGTTGAAGCTGGTTCCCAACATACTCTCCCCGGGAGGTCGTTTTGCCTGCATTAGTTTTCATTCGCTTGAAGATCGTTTAGTGAAACAAGCGTTTAAAAAAGATGCAGATTTGGGAAAAATGGTTATTATTACACCAAAGCCGATTACCGCATCGGA